One window from the genome of Pseudonocardia hierapolitana encodes:
- a CDS encoding TetR/AcrR family transcriptional regulator: MASSHRRAPRMAPDDRRAAIVDAARPLVMRHGAGVTTRQIAEAAGIAEGTIFRVFPDKDSVVQAVVAEVFDPEPTLRELAAVDRGLPLRERLTRATDVLQRRLSQVFGLLDALGWIRPPDPEEHRPQPPAAINDAFRAAVVDIVGADERRLRVPATELAHVLRLLVFSGTHPMISDGRPLTPEQIVTILLDGLYLPTPPAPQAPPASAPRFTPTTTEDRAC; the protein is encoded by the coding sequence GTGGCCTCCTCCCACCGCCGAGCCCCGCGCATGGCACCCGACGATCGCCGCGCGGCGATCGTCGACGCCGCGCGGCCGCTCGTCATGCGGCACGGCGCCGGGGTGACCACGCGCCAGATCGCCGAGGCCGCCGGCATCGCGGAGGGCACCATCTTCCGCGTCTTCCCGGACAAGGACTCGGTGGTGCAGGCCGTCGTCGCCGAGGTCTTCGACCCCGAGCCGACCCTGCGCGAGCTCGCCGCCGTCGACCGCGGGCTCCCGCTGCGCGAGCGCCTCACGAGGGCCACCGACGTGCTGCAGCGGCGGCTGTCGCAGGTGTTCGGCCTGCTCGACGCGCTCGGCTGGATCCGGCCGCCGGACCCGGAGGAGCACCGGCCGCAGCCACCCGCCGCGATCAACGACGCGTTCCGGGCCGCGGTGGTCGACATCGTCGGCGCCGACGAGCGGCGGCTGCGGGTGCCGGCCACGGAGCTCGCCCACGTGCTGAGGCTGCTCGTCTTCTCCGGCACCCACCCGATGATCTCCGACGGACGCCCGCTGACCCCCGAACAGATCGTCACGATCCTGCTCGACGGGCTGTACCTACCCACCCCGCCGGCTCCGCAGGCTCCGCCGGCTTCCGCCCCCCGGTTCACCCCCACCACGACCGAGGACCGTGCATGCTGA
- a CDS encoding ABC transporter ATP-binding protein, with protein sequence MLIRLLRTHLRPYSRPLLAVVALQLAGTIASLYLPSLNAGIIDRGIARGDTAYIMSVGGWMLVVTFVQIVCSVAAVYFGARTAMGFGRDVRAALFHRVGEFSVREVNHFGAPSLITRGTNDVQQVQMLVLMTCTMMVAAPIMCFGGVAMALREDSHLSWLMLVCVPVLVVAIGALILRMMPGFRAMQTRIDEVNRVLREQITGIRVVRAFVREPQETARFETANAALTDVATYVGRLQALIFPTVMLVLNLSSVAVLWFGAGRIDAGQMQIGALTAFLAYLIQILMAVMMATFMTMMIPRAAVCAERITEVLDTESSVALPDRPVTPAAPTGALELRGAGFAYPGADAPVLHDVTFTANPGTTTAIVGSTGAGKTTLLGLVPRLFDVTSGAVLVDGADVRDLDPEYLWSRVGIVPQKPYLFSGTVASNLRYGNPDATDEELWTALEVAQAADFVRATPDGLDTPIAQGGTNISGGQRQRLSIARVLVRRPQIYLFDDSFSALDLATDARLRAALRPVTATATVVVVAQRVASIRDADQIVVLDDGVVVGIGSHHELLAGCPTYAEIVSSQFTPEEVA encoded by the coding sequence ATGCTGATCCGATTGCTGCGCACCCACCTGCGCCCGTACTCCAGACCGCTGCTCGCGGTGGTCGCGCTGCAGCTCGCGGGCACGATCGCCTCGCTCTACCTGCCGAGCCTCAACGCCGGCATCATCGACCGCGGCATCGCGCGCGGCGACACCGCCTACATCATGTCCGTCGGCGGCTGGATGCTCGTGGTCACGTTCGTGCAGATCGTCTGCTCGGTCGCGGCGGTCTATTTCGGGGCGCGCACGGCGATGGGCTTCGGGCGTGACGTGCGGGCGGCGCTGTTCCACCGGGTCGGTGAGTTCTCCGTCCGCGAGGTCAACCACTTCGGGGCCCCGTCGCTGATCACCCGCGGCACCAACGACGTGCAGCAGGTGCAGATGCTCGTGCTGATGACCTGCACGATGATGGTCGCGGCGCCGATCATGTGCTTCGGCGGCGTGGCGATGGCGCTGCGGGAGGACTCGCACCTGTCCTGGCTGATGCTGGTCTGCGTGCCGGTGCTGGTGGTCGCGATCGGCGCGTTGATCCTGCGGATGATGCCGGGCTTCCGCGCGATGCAGACCCGCATCGACGAGGTGAACCGCGTGCTGCGCGAGCAGATCACCGGCATCCGGGTGGTGCGGGCATTCGTGCGCGAGCCGCAGGAGACGGCCCGCTTCGAGACCGCGAACGCCGCGCTCACCGACGTCGCCACGTACGTGGGCCGGCTGCAGGCGCTGATCTTCCCGACCGTGATGCTCGTGCTCAACCTGTCGAGCGTGGCGGTGCTGTGGTTCGGCGCGGGCCGGATCGACGCGGGCCAGATGCAGATCGGCGCGCTGACCGCGTTCCTGGCCTACCTCATCCAGATCCTGATGGCGGTCATGATGGCCACCTTCATGACGATGATGATCCCGCGCGCCGCCGTCTGCGCGGAACGGATCACCGAGGTGCTCGACACGGAGTCCTCGGTGGCCCTGCCGGACCGGCCGGTCACCCCGGCCGCACCCACCGGTGCGCTCGAGCTGCGGGGCGCCGGGTTCGCCTACCCGGGCGCCGACGCCCCGGTGCTGCACGACGTCACGTTCACCGCGAACCCGGGCACCACCACGGCGATCGTCGGCAGCACCGGCGCAGGCAAGACCACGCTGCTCGGGCTCGTGCCCCGGCTGTTCGACGTCACGAGCGGTGCCGTGCTCGTGGACGGGGCCGACGTGCGCGACCTCGACCCGGAGTACCTGTGGAGCCGGGTCGGCATCGTGCCGCAGAAGCCGTACCTGTTCTCCGGCACGGTGGCGAGCAACCTGCGCTACGGCAACCCGGACGCCACCGACGAGGAGCTGTGGACCGCGCTGGAGGTGGCCCAGGCCGCCGACTTCGTGCGCGCCACGCCCGACGGCCTCGACACCCCCATCGCCCAGGGCGGCACCAACATCTCCGGCGGCCAGCGCCAGCGCCTGTCGATCGCCCGCGTGCTCGTGCGGCGGCCCCAGATCTACCTGTTCGACGACTCGTTCTCCGCCCTCGACCTGGCCACCGACGCGCGGCTGCGCGCGGCGCTGCGGCCGGTCACCGCCACCGCGACCGTGGTCGTCGTGGCCCAGCGGGTGGCGAGCATCCGCGACGCCGACCAGATCGTCGTGCTCGACGACGGCGTCGTGGTCGGGATCGGCAGCCACCACGAGCTGCTCGCCGGCTGCCCGACGTACGCCGAGATCGTCTCGTCCCAGTTCACCCCGGAGGAAGTCGCATGA
- a CDS encoding ABC transporter ATP-binding protein produces the protein MTRPNPAAETNRAAREMSAQRRGGPPWAGMGMPAEKSLAFGPSARRLLHRLAPERLGLAAVVALGVLSVALSSVGPLVLGHATDVIFAGVIGRDLDPGTSVAAAAAAEREAGNDAYANVLEGAGVVPGQGIDFALLGQVLMGVVVIYVAASLFGWLQGHLLNGVVQRTIFALRRDVEDKINRLPLRYFDRQPRGELLSRVTNDIDNVAQSLQQTLSQLLTSLLTIVGVLLVMLVISPLLALVAIVSIPLSLLVSRAIMARSQKQFVAQWRHTGALNAHIEEAFTGHELVRVFGRRGEVEAAFAEKNEHLYGASYRAQFISGIIMPSMMFIGNLNYVLVAVVGGLRVASGALTLGEVQAFVQYSRQFTQPLTQVSSMINLLQSGVASAERVFELLDAEEQVPDPARPAVPTTRSGRVVFEDVSFRYRPDQPLIEHLSLTAEPGQTIAIVGPTGAGKTTLVNLIMRFYELDAGRITLDGADIAAMDRAALRSGIGMVLQDTWLFGGTIRDNIAYGNPAATEEQIVAAARATYVDRFVRSLPDGYDTVIDDAGSNVSAGEKQLITIARAFLADPTLLILDEATSSVDTRTELLLQRAMAALRTDRTSFVIAHRLSTIRDADLILVMESGRIVEQGAHHELVAAGGAYAALYESQFAGAVATPD, from the coding sequence ATGACCCGGCCCAACCCCGCGGCCGAGACGAACCGCGCCGCGCGCGAGATGTCGGCCCAGCGCCGCGGCGGGCCGCCGTGGGCCGGGATGGGCATGCCGGCGGAGAAGTCGCTCGCCTTCGGCCCCTCGGCGCGCAGGCTGCTGCACAGGCTCGCCCCGGAGCGGCTCGGTCTGGCCGCGGTCGTGGCCCTCGGCGTGCTCAGCGTGGCGCTCTCCTCGGTCGGGCCACTCGTGCTCGGCCACGCCACCGACGTCATCTTCGCCGGGGTGATCGGCCGCGATCTCGATCCGGGCACATCCGTGGCGGCCGCGGCGGCCGCCGAGCGGGAGGCGGGCAACGACGCGTACGCGAACGTGCTCGAAGGAGCCGGTGTCGTGCCGGGGCAGGGCATCGACTTCGCCCTGCTCGGCCAGGTGCTGATGGGCGTCGTGGTGATCTACGTGGCGGCGTCGCTCTTCGGTTGGCTGCAGGGCCACCTGCTCAACGGCGTCGTCCAGCGCACGATCTTCGCGTTGCGCCGCGACGTCGAGGACAAGATCAACCGGCTTCCGCTGCGCTACTTCGACCGGCAGCCGCGCGGCGAGCTGCTCAGCCGGGTCACCAACGACATCGACAACGTGGCGCAGAGCCTGCAGCAGACGCTGTCGCAGCTGCTCACCTCGCTGCTCACCATCGTCGGCGTGTTGCTGGTGATGCTCGTGATCTCCCCGCTGCTCGCGCTGGTGGCGATCGTGTCGATCCCGCTGTCGTTGCTCGTCTCGCGGGCGATCATGGCGCGCTCGCAGAAGCAGTTCGTGGCGCAGTGGCGGCACACGGGTGCGCTCAACGCGCACATCGAGGAGGCCTTCACCGGCCACGAGCTGGTGCGCGTGTTCGGCCGCCGCGGCGAGGTGGAGGCGGCGTTCGCCGAGAAGAACGAGCACCTCTACGGCGCCAGCTACCGGGCGCAGTTCATCTCCGGGATCATCATGCCGTCGATGATGTTCATCGGGAACCTGAACTACGTGCTCGTGGCCGTGGTGGGGGGCCTGCGGGTGGCGTCGGGCGCGCTGACCCTCGGCGAGGTGCAGGCGTTCGTCCAGTACTCCCGCCAGTTCACCCAGCCGCTCACCCAGGTGTCGTCGATGATCAACCTGCTGCAGTCGGGCGTCGCGTCGGCGGAGCGGGTGTTCGAGCTGCTCGACGCCGAGGAGCAGGTGCCCGATCCGGCGCGGCCCGCCGTGCCGACGACGCGCAGCGGCCGGGTCGTGTTCGAGGACGTCTCGTTCCGCTACCGGCCGGACCAGCCGCTGATCGAGCACCTCTCGCTCACCGCCGAGCCGGGGCAGACGATCGCGATCGTCGGTCCGACCGGGGCCGGCAAGACCACGCTCGTGAACCTGATCATGCGGTTCTACGAGCTCGACGCCGGCCGCATCACGCTCGACGGCGCCGACATCGCGGCCATGGACCGGGCCGCCCTGCGTTCGGGCATCGGCATGGTCCTGCAGGACACGTGGCTCTTCGGCGGCACGATCCGCGACAACATCGCCTACGGCAACCCGGCGGCCACCGAGGAGCAGATCGTGGCCGCGGCCAGGGCCACCTACGTCGACCGGTTCGTGCGCAGCCTCCCCGACGGCTACGACACCGTCATCGACGACGCGGGTTCGAACGTCAGCGCGGGGGAGAAGCAACTGATCACGATCGCGCGGGCGTTCCTCGCCGACCCGACGCTGCTCATCCTCGACGAGGCCACCAGCTCGGTGGACACCCGCACCGAGCTGCTCCTGCAGCGCGCGATGGCCGCCCTGCGCACCGACCGCACCAGCTTCGTGATCGCCCACCGCCTGTCGACGATCCGGGACGCCGACCTGATCCTCGTGATGGAGTCCGGCCGGATCGTCGAGCAGGGCGCCCACCACGAGCTGGTGGCCGCGGGCGGGGCCTACGCCGCGCTCTACGAGAGCCAGTTCGCCGGGGCCGTCGCGACGCCCGACTGA
- a CDS encoding MFS transporter: protein MSRHPRRWWALGLIALAQFMVIMDTSIIGVALPHMQADLGFSQADLSWVFNAYVVAFGGLLLLGGRLSDLFGARRVFAAGWALLLAGSVLAAVAGTAWVELAGRAVQGVGAALIAPAALTLLMILFGGSSRELTTALALYGAAAPAGGTAGVFLGGVITEWLSWPFIFWLYVPIAAATLALVPVLLPAAPPSSGRVDLVGALTVTAGLGLGVFGLVRAPEAGWSAGSTIGALAAAAVLLIAFLLIQARSSAPLVRLGIFRTPDLGAANVAQLLLGAAWIPMWFFLNLYLQQVLGFGAFASGAALLPMTIGIMVLMVGVVPRLVARFGPKSLTVAGLLVLATGLVWMAAVDPAGSFLADVLGPSLVAAAGMALAFIPSLGTAISSARPEEGGLASGIVNTGYQIGSALGLAAMTAVASAAGAARVGDPAALTSGFSAAFLGAAAIAAAGGLLAAVTLRGRRPAAAPATGTTGSDAASERVAG, encoded by the coding sequence ATGTCACGTCACCCCCGGCGGTGGTGGGCTCTCGGCCTCATCGCCCTCGCCCAGTTCATGGTGATCATGGATACGTCGATCATCGGGGTCGCGCTACCGCACATGCAGGCCGACCTCGGGTTCTCCCAGGCCGACCTGTCCTGGGTGTTCAACGCCTACGTCGTCGCGTTCGGCGGCCTGCTGCTGCTCGGCGGGCGGCTGTCGGACCTCTTCGGGGCGCGGCGCGTCTTCGCGGCCGGCTGGGCCCTGTTGCTGGCCGGTTCGGTGCTCGCCGCGGTGGCCGGAACGGCCTGGGTCGAGCTGGCCGGGCGGGCGGTGCAGGGCGTGGGCGCGGCGCTCATCGCCCCGGCCGCGCTGACCCTGCTCATGATCCTCTTCGGTGGCTCGTCCCGTGAGCTGACGACCGCCCTCGCGCTCTACGGCGCTGCGGCACCGGCCGGCGGCACGGCAGGCGTGTTCCTCGGCGGCGTGATCACCGAGTGGCTGTCGTGGCCGTTCATCTTCTGGCTCTACGTGCCGATCGCGGCCGCGACGCTGGCGCTGGTCCCGGTCCTGCTGCCCGCGGCGCCGCCGTCCTCGGGCCGGGTCGACCTCGTCGGCGCGCTGACCGTCACCGCAGGCCTCGGCCTCGGCGTGTTCGGCCTGGTGCGGGCGCCCGAGGCAGGCTGGTCGGCGGGCTCGACGATCGGAGCGCTCGCCGCAGCAGCGGTGCTCCTCATCGCGTTCCTGCTGATCCAGGCGCGCAGCAGCGCACCTCTCGTACGGCTGGGCATCTTCCGCACGCCCGATCTGGGTGCTGCGAACGTCGCGCAGCTGCTGCTCGGGGCGGCGTGGATCCCCATGTGGTTCTTCCTGAACCTGTACCTGCAGCAGGTGCTCGGGTTCGGGGCGTTCGCGTCCGGGGCCGCGCTGCTGCCGATGACGATCGGGATCATGGTGCTGATGGTCGGGGTCGTGCCGCGGCTGGTGGCACGGTTCGGCCCGAAGTCGCTGACCGTGGCCGGGCTGCTCGTGCTCGCCACCGGCCTGGTCTGGATGGCGGCCGTCGATCCTGCCGGCTCGTTCCTGGCCGACGTGCTCGGACCGTCGCTCGTCGCCGCGGCCGGGATGGCCCTGGCATTCATCCCGTCACTCGGGACGGCGATCTCCTCGGCCCGGCCCGAGGAAGGGGGCCTCGCCTCCGGGATCGTCAACACCGGCTACCAGATCGGGTCCGCGCTCGGCCTGGCCGCGATGACGGCTGTGGCGAGCGCCGCGGGCGCCGCCCGGGTCGGTGACCCGGCCGCTCTCACCAGCGGCTTCTCCGCGGCGTTCCTCGGAGCCGCCGCGATCGCCGCCGCGGGCGGGCTGCTCGCCGCCGTCACGCTCCGCGGACGCCGTCCGGCTGCCGCGCCGGCCACGGGAACGACCGGGTCGGACGCCGCGTCCGAGCGCGTGGCCGGATGA
- a CDS encoding NAD(P)/FAD-dependent oxidoreductase: MRVVVVGSGIAGAAAAHQFARRGVEVVVVDDARPGVATAAGAGIVSPWATADEALFALAGAAAAYYPELVAALAEDTDEPTSYSVVGGLVVGRDEGALREIQRRVAARAAEHPAAGEVSLLDPAQARALFPPLDPGLAAVHVGGGARVDGRQLRASLLDAARRRGAELRTGTAALTVDGLRVDGEPFGADAVIVAAGAWSGELLAALGAQLPVAPQRGQITHFEVAGETARWPVVSPLGSGHYLLAFPGGRVVAGATRETGSGFDHRVTAAGQLEVLERALAVAPGLHDATLLETRVGFRPATPDGLPVLGPLPGHPHLVLATGFGPVGLTLAPLAGALVADAVLGEATRIDLRPYAPERFIPTNGAFVG, translated from the coding sequence GTGCGCGTGGTCGTGGTCGGGTCTGGCATCGCGGGGGCTGCCGCCGCCCACCAGTTCGCGCGGCGCGGCGTCGAGGTCGTGGTGGTCGACGACGCGCGGCCCGGGGTCGCGACGGCTGCGGGCGCCGGGATCGTCTCGCCGTGGGCCACCGCGGACGAGGCGCTCTTCGCCCTCGCGGGCGCCGCGGCGGCCTACTATCCCGAGCTCGTGGCCGCGTTGGCCGAGGACACCGACGAGCCGACGTCCTACTCCGTGGTCGGCGGCCTCGTCGTCGGCCGGGACGAGGGTGCGCTGCGGGAGATCCAGCGGCGCGTCGCGGCACGGGCGGCCGAGCATCCGGCCGCAGGTGAGGTGTCGCTCCTCGACCCCGCGCAGGCCCGCGCGCTGTTCCCGCCGCTGGACCCGGGGCTGGCGGCCGTGCACGTCGGCGGGGGAGCCCGGGTGGACGGGCGGCAGCTGCGCGCGAGCCTGTTGGACGCCGCGCGGCGGCGCGGGGCGGAGCTGCGCACCGGCACCGCCGCGCTGACCGTCGACGGCCTGCGCGTGGACGGGGAGCCGTTCGGTGCCGACGCCGTGATCGTCGCGGCAGGGGCTTGGAGCGGCGAGCTGCTCGCCGCGCTCGGGGCGCAGTTGCCCGTCGCCCCGCAGCGCGGGCAGATCACGCACTTCGAGGTCGCCGGGGAGACCGCCCGGTGGCCGGTGGTGTCGCCGCTGGGCAGCGGCCACTACCTGCTGGCGTTCCCGGGCGGGCGAGTGGTGGCAGGGGCCACGAGGGAGACCGGTTCCGGGTTCGACCACCGGGTGACCGCGGCCGGGCAGCTCGAGGTGCTGGAGCGGGCACTGGCGGTCGCGCCCGGGCTGCACGACGCGACCCTGTTGGAGACCCGCGTCGGATTCCGGCCGGCCACGCCGGACGGCCTGCCCGTGCTCGGCCCGCTCCCCGGCCATCCCCACCTCGTCCTGGCCACCGGTTTCGGCCCGGTCGGCCTGACCCTGGCCCCGCTGGCCGGGGCACTGGTGGCGGACGCGGTGCTGGGCGAGGCAACCCGTATCGACCTGCGTCCGTACGCCCCGGAGCGCTTCATCCCGACGAACGGCGCGTTCGTCGGATAG
- a CDS encoding vWA domain-containing protein, with protein sequence MSRILCTLGVLMGVWGAPGVAEAQAPGTELAPTMVVLDASGSMTGADPTGGTKMDAARSAVHTFLDAAPDGAPVGLAAYGTATGNSDAERAQGCQDVTVVSPVGPLDRAGLGAAVDRLTPRGYTPIGRALQVAAEQLPQEGPRSIVLVSDGVDTCSPPQPCDVVRTLAGQGVDLVVHAVGFGVDAEARAQLSCIAQATGGTYTDAPDASALQRVLPRVAGSALRNYQPAGTPIAGAATVEAAPVAAPGQHLDTIGQHEQRYYAVDVPEGATAYFSATVSFPRLSGIGILDDFNSLQLRTYGERGEDCHEFTSEQAADSSSGEALTVATTWTGATEPKTGSGSTDRCRGGGRYTFALTWDRVSAGVPERLPVELLVGVEPPVADAGPVAVLPEPVFGRPQGPARPVVGGGSFNVAGALDGSGSYTDTVQRGEFVFYRVQLDWGQGLAYRVRFGETPGTGLRNLSPASTTVYAPSREEIATANLVYTGSELVLPTTDPAITTAPVRYNNRTADDISVRTQSVAGTYYIAVQLGPTAEDPEAAGPVPITLDVTVSGDEEPGPRYAQANAPFGERAPVEVQNVQAPAARTVIAPAGWVAIGAAALVVIGLVVAIVARRRRGA encoded by the coding sequence ATGAGCCGGATCCTGTGCACGCTCGGTGTCCTGATGGGCGTCTGGGGGGCGCCGGGTGTGGCGGAGGCGCAGGCGCCGGGCACGGAGCTGGCGCCGACGATGGTCGTGCTCGACGCGTCCGGGTCCATGACCGGTGCCGACCCGACCGGCGGCACGAAGATGGACGCAGCGCGGAGCGCCGTGCACACCTTCCTCGACGCCGCACCGGACGGCGCGCCCGTCGGGCTCGCCGCCTACGGCACGGCGACCGGCAACTCGGACGCCGAGCGCGCGCAGGGCTGCCAGGACGTCACGGTGGTGAGCCCGGTGGGCCCGCTCGACCGGGCCGGCCTCGGCGCCGCCGTCGACCGGCTCACCCCGCGCGGGTACACGCCGATCGGGCGGGCGCTGCAGGTGGCGGCGGAGCAGCTGCCGCAGGAGGGGCCCCGCTCGATCGTCCTCGTCTCCGACGGGGTCGACACCTGCTCGCCCCCGCAGCCGTGCGACGTGGTGCGTACGCTCGCCGGACAGGGTGTGGACCTCGTCGTGCACGCCGTCGGGTTCGGCGTCGACGCCGAGGCCCGCGCCCAGCTCAGCTGCATCGCCCAGGCCACGGGCGGTACGTACACCGACGCCCCCGACGCCTCCGCGTTGCAGCGGGTGCTCCCACGCGTGGCGGGGTCGGCGCTGCGCAACTACCAGCCGGCCGGCACGCCGATCGCCGGTGCCGCCACCGTGGAGGCCGCGCCCGTCGCCGCGCCCGGCCAGCACCTGGACACGATCGGTCAGCACGAGCAGCGCTACTACGCGGTGGACGTCCCGGAGGGAGCGACGGCGTACTTCAGCGCCACCGTCTCCTTCCCGCGCCTGTCCGGCATCGGCATCCTCGACGACTTCAACTCCCTGCAGCTGCGGACCTACGGCGAGCGGGGAGAGGACTGCCACGAGTTCACGTCCGAGCAGGCCGCCGACTCCAGCTCCGGCGAGGCACTGACCGTCGCCACGACCTGGACGGGCGCGACCGAGCCGAAGACGGGCAGCGGAAGCACCGACCGGTGCCGGGGTGGCGGCCGCTACACGTTCGCGCTCACCTGGGATCGGGTGTCGGCAGGTGTGCCGGAGCGGCTGCCCGTGGAGCTGCTCGTGGGCGTGGAGCCGCCGGTGGCCGACGCCGGCCCGGTCGCCGTGCTCCCGGAGCCCGTGTTCGGCCGGCCGCAGGGGCCGGCCCGGCCCGTCGTCGGCGGCGGCTCGTTCAACGTGGCCGGCGCCCTCGACGGCTCGGGGAGCTACACCGACACGGTGCAGCGCGGGGAGTTCGTGTTCTACCGCGTGCAGCTGGACTGGGGTCAGGGCCTGGCCTACCGCGTCCGGTTCGGTGAGACCCCGGGCACCGGCCTGCGCAACCTGTCACCCGCCTCGACCACGGTCTACGCGCCCTCCCGCGAGGAGATCGCAACCGCCAATCTGGTCTACACCGGATCCGAGCTCGTGCTGCCCACCACCGACCCCGCGATCACCACGGCACCGGTGCGCTACAACAACCGCACGGCGGACGACATCAGCGTGCGTACGCAGAGCGTCGCGGGCACCTACTACATCGCGGTGCAGCTCGGTCCCACCGCGGAGGATCCCGAGGCGGCCGGCCCCGTGCCGATCACGCTCGACGTCACCGTCTCGGGTGACGAGGAGCCCGGCCCGCGGTACGCGCAGGCGAACGCGCCGTTCGGCGAGCGGGCTCCGGTGGAGGTGCAGAACGTGCAGGCCCCGGCCGCCAGGACCGTGATCGCGCCGGCCGGCTGGGTGGCGATCGGGGCCGCCGCGCTGGTCGTGATCGGGCTCGTCGTCGCGATCGTCGCGCGGCGCCGGCGTGGGGCATGA
- a CDS encoding flavin-containing monooxygenase has product MRERLIRSGGTPVEHLDVLVVGAGISGIDAAYRLQTEHPRRTYTILEARDSIGGTWDLFRFPGIRSDSDMFTLGFPFRPWRAAAAIADGESILRYLKETAEECGIDRRIRFGRRVTAVSWSSPDQRWTVEVQVADGTTEHYTCDFLFLGTGYYRYDRGYLPEFPGIDAYRGTVVHPQHWPEDLDCAGKQVVVIGSGATAVTLVPALAERGAQVTMLQRSPSYVIALPGTDRLVDRLPRWAHRLIRWKNVLVTSAFYQVARRAPAVAKRLLRAGLERQIPDRCVIDRDFTPRYQPWDQRLCVVPDGDLFRAMRAGRAEVVTDTIATFTEGGIRLTSGRELPADVVVTATGLQLQVGGGMRITVDGTEVDPGRTVVYRGCLLSGVPNLAICIGYVNASWTLRADLTARYVCRLLAHMDAHGYRSATPEFDGGVSARPLLALTSGYVERAAGVLPKQGEAAPWVLRQSYPIDMLSTRFGDVTRDMVFTARPLRHSPVAVDAAAPEPG; this is encoded by the coding sequence ATGCGAGAAAGGCTGATCCGTTCAGGGGGTACGCCTGTGGAACATCTGGACGTCCTCGTCGTCGGCGCCGGCATCTCCGGCATCGACGCCGCCTACCGCCTGCAGACCGAGCACCCGCGGCGCACCTACACGATCCTCGAGGCGCGCGACTCGATCGGCGGCACCTGGGATCTCTTCCGCTTCCCGGGGATCCGCTCGGACTCCGACATGTTCACGCTCGGGTTCCCGTTCCGCCCGTGGAGGGCGGCCGCGGCGATCGCCGACGGCGAGTCGATCCTGCGCTACCTGAAGGAGACCGCGGAGGAGTGCGGCATCGACCGGCGCATCCGCTTCGGCAGGCGGGTCACGGCGGTGTCGTGGTCGAGCCCCGACCAGCGGTGGACGGTCGAGGTGCAGGTCGCCGACGGCACCACCGAGCACTACACGTGCGACTTCCTCTTCCTCGGCACCGGCTACTACCGCTACGACCGCGGCTACCTCCCGGAGTTCCCCGGGATCGACGCCTACCGGGGCACGGTGGTGCACCCGCAGCACTGGCCGGAGGACCTCGACTGCGCGGGCAAGCAGGTGGTCGTGATCGGCAGCGGGGCCACCGCCGTCACGCTGGTCCCGGCGCTCGCCGAGCGCGGGGCGCAGGTCACGATGCTGCAGCGCTCGCCGAGCTACGTCATCGCGCTCCCCGGCACCGACCGGCTCGTCGACCGGCTCCCCCGATGGGCACACCGGCTGATCCGCTGGAAGAACGTGCTCGTGACCTCGGCGTTCTACCAGGTCGCACGGCGTGCTCCCGCCGTGGCGAAGCGGCTCCTGCGGGCGGGGCTCGAGCGGCAGATCCCCGACCGCTGCGTGATCGACCGCGACTTCACGCCCCGGTACCAGCCGTGGGACCAGCGACTGTGCGTCGTGCCCGACGGCGACCTGTTCCGGGCGATGCGCGCAGGCCGCGCGGAGGTCGTCACCGACACGATCGCCACCTTCACCGAGGGCGGGATCCGGCTCACCTCCGGCCGGGAGCTGCCGGCCGACGTCGTCGTCACGGCGACGGGGCTGCAGCTGCAGGTCGGCGGCGGCATGCGGATCACGGTGGACGGCACGGAGGTCGACCCGGGCCGCACGGTCGTCTACCGCGGCTGCCTGCTCTCCGGGGTGCCCAACCTCGCGATCTGCATCGGCTACGTCAACGCGTCGTGGACCCTGCGGGCCGACCTGACCGCGCGCTACGTCTGCCGGCTCCTCGCCCACATGGACGCCCACGGCTACCGCTCGGCCACCCCGGAGTTCGACGGTGGCGTGTCCGCCCGGCCGCTGCTCGCCCTCACCTCCGGCTACGTCGAGCGGGCCGCGGGCGTGCTGCCGAAGCAGGGAGAGGCAGCGCCGTGGGTGCTGCGCCAGAGCTACCCGATCGACATGCTGAGCACGCGGTTCGGCGACGTCACCCGGGACATGGTGTTCACCGCGCGCCCGCTGAGGCACTCGCCGGTCGCGGTCGACGCGGCAGCCCCCGAACCGGGCTGA